The Helianthus annuus cultivar XRQ/B chromosome 11, HanXRQr2.0-SUNRISE, whole genome shotgun sequence region ATAAGAACACTAGTGGCCAGATCAAGAACACTTAAAACATAATCCCTAAACAAATGTCTTCAACAAGAAACATGAGTTTCTTCAAACTCAATATTCCAACATTCTATATTCCTTTACCATTCTTTAACTATCACCAACATGTATATAAACAATATAAACCGTGTCATCTATGCATAACAACAGGAGGGAACTTGAACTTATCCGAGATAAACGGTATCGCCTTAGGCGACTCCACAAGATCACGATACAAATCATATTCCGCTTCATAATCGTGCAAATGAAGCTCGACTTTTTGATTCGTATGGTAATGATGCTTAGCCGAATCTGACTTCCCAAACCCGAAAATACTAACTTTTTCACAAATCCCCAATGCAAGCATGACCGCCTGCATACCCGAAGAATAATGAAAACTAGAACCGTCGTGTGAACCCGCCCACGCTTCCAATGGCTTCCCAGTCTCCTTCACAAACCTCGAAACCGAATAATACTTCACAATCCGCGCACACAAGATGTCAAACCGCGGGTCAGTGACCAACAGCCGCGCCTTGTGTGATTCACCGCACACAACGTAATCAAGAAAATGCATCATTTGACACATGTACATCATGATAGGCACTTTTTCACCATACGGGTGACAAAAACATCTCTCTCGCCGCGCACACGTGTGCAGAATGTTGCTGTTCACGAACGAAAGGCTCGTTTTTGAACCCACGTTGCGTTCGTACCCGCTCGTTCTCGCGTTGTTTAATCTGATCACAAACTCATGATCATCAATCACACTACCAAGATCAGATTTTAACAAAATCCCACTATTTCCCACCACAGCACATGTCTTAAACTTCGAATTCGAACCCGAATCGCTTCCATTTACACCTGTTTTCAAAATCTTTACAATATTTACCAAATCTGCCATTACATCAGGCTCAAACCGGTGGTTTCGCCACCATGTCTGCAAATACCGCCGGAAATCCAACCAAATCCGGTGAAACTTCGGTGAATTATCTCGGAAATCAATACGGTATCGTCCTGCCCACAAGGACGAGCGCTGGCGACCGCTAGTTAACCCTCTGAAATCACCACCCACCAACTGTTCGACGTTTTGCCTGAACGAATTTTCACCCAAATCAACTGCTGCAAACCGTAATAACGTGTCGTTGAACACCGGTGGGTTGTTCCGGTGAACCGGGTGTTGAAAACCGGCGGAAATGGTGCCGGAAAACATGATTCGGAAGCAGAGTGTGACGGCGAATATACCCAGAAACAAAAGGGTGAATATCGGATGAATTGACCTCTTCATTTTGACTTCAGTCAACTCAGAGTTTGTAACAGATTGAATGTAAGTAGATCAAAACTCTTTGGTTCTTATTCATTGTTGTGAAAATACCCAAATTATATGGTGATGAGGAAACACATAAGGTGCGATTATTGAATGAGATTTGAGGATTTGGTGTGCCTAAGTGGGTAGAAATAGGGGGAAACACTAGATGATATCAAGAAGGTAGATCATTAATTGTGATTAGTTGATTGATTAATAAATGATAATCAATTGTCGGTGTTGTAATGGAGAAAGAGACGAAGAAGACGATGACAATGTGCGTCAATTTGGTGTTTTAAAAATATCAATCGTTTTGGTTGTGGTGTTTTAAAAACTAGGATTTTGCCTGCGGAGCGTTACGGCGGCGCGCGACGAGTGAAAACATATAGTAAGATAAAACACGATTCATAAAACGCAGTGCGTTAAAggtaattacaaaaaaaaatgtaaatcacAAAGGTAACACAATGCCAAAGACAATTCGTAAAACACAATGCATTGGCATTTGCAAAAGTAGGAGTTGTAGCCTAGGGGTTACAATTGCAATTTTTTTAAAGTTGGGCGGGTGTAAAAATGGAGTAATAGTGCAAGGGGTAAAAAGGCAAAGTCTAAAAAAGACAAAGTGTAAAAGTATAGGGGTGGTGACGGAATTGTGTAAAAGATGAAGGGGTGTTGGTGGAAATGTAAAAGAAGAGGGTTGGTGGCGTAACTGTGTAAGAGGTAAGGGGGTGATGGTGGAAAACCAAAGTAGATGGTTGGTGCTGGCAAATTTTGAAAGATGAGGTTGTGGTTTTGGAAATTCAAAGTAGAAGGTGTAGGgactaaatttgtcattttataaAACTTTGAAGATACCAAAGTCAAGGGGCTAaaattgcaacatcgtgaaagtaCAGGGGCAGGGAGGCAAAGTCGGTGGGaaacccgcgcgcgttgcggtgCGAGTACATTGCAAacatcgaatagattagttaAAACGTTACGTAATGCGTTAAACATACGAAAACGCACATTTTGACGTATCCAATTTAACTCAATAGCATTGTAGCTGGATAAAAATGTAAAGTATATCGTATTTATATGAGATCCGACTCGTACATAGGAAACGTAAAAAAAGCATAAATGGTGTATCAAGGGAAAACTAACACATGTAATCAAAAGTGATATTCATATCAACGGAAGAAATTACACCCTTAGCGTGTTGCGGTAGGGTCGAAATGTAGACTTGGAAACGtacataaaacaataaaaaaacaaaatatatttgacctgacttgttccccaaaaaagtttacatcgaaacgtataccaacttgaatttataccgacacataAATTTTAATATTCATAATACAACCCGCGAGCGATGCGTCGTTGGCACGTTGCAAACATattagtccaagcgttatgtCATGCGCAAACTATATGAAAGCGCATATCTTGACGTATTCGGTTCAACTCAATATATGGTTGAATCCAAACGTttagttttttaaaaaagaaattagCGAAcgaaaataattaaagaaaacaATACgctaaaaatgtatatatatacggTACAACGATAAAGTTGAAACATTATAAACTTTTGAGATTAAACCTCAATGGTCTAATGTCGCAATGTAATTGAAGTTTAACTTGGAAAGGAAATGGACTCAAATCACAATTTAACAAAACTAAAAGCAAAGGGCCAAAATGTATTTTACTCAAAGTATGGGTGAAAAATTGAAGTTTAACTTGGAAAGGCAAGGGACTCAAAACGCAATTTAACAAAACTAAAAGTAAGGGGCCAAAATGTATTTTACTCAAAGTATAGGTGAAAAGAGGAAATATCGAAATAGACTCAAAACGTAATTTAACAAAACTAAAAGAAGGGGCCAAAATGTGAAAAAGGGAAATATCATATGCATTGTCGGTGGCCTTTGCCACCGACTTTGTATTTTAAGTAAGTTGGTAATATCAATATAAGTTAATATATCAATTGTTTTGGTTGGATAAtatagagtaaattgtcaaaattgTCCCGGtcttgttttgttttgtgttttttttttttatcaaaaacaacttttttgtacaataTAGTTATTCACGTTTGAGATTTTTTGTACGAtgtgaaaagtaaaaaataaaaaaacgtaAACGAAACGTAAATAAATAATCGAAAAAGTGAACGACGTTAATCTCGgaaagtacgggttgtcacattagaTGTCTTGTCACGTAATGGAAGTACTAGGAGCTCTTACAAAATAACTACAATTATTGAAATGAGAATGGCATGCCTAATACAAAGAATGCTCAACACTTCTACATGATTAACGAGAAAGGAGTTGGGTCATAAAAAGAGACAAATGAGAGTGTTTTTGGTGTTCATATAACTTTGTATCAAGTGACAAGAGCAAACAATTATTTGTTATTGTaatttttttgaaaggtgtgaattattctcGAATCTTGGGAGGTCTAGCATAAGTTATCTTAACTGGGTCCACGCGACCGCGCTAGAGAGCCTCCTCGCACAATAGATCTCCAATTTAAATTTCTCAATGAGGCTATacggtatgggggtcggccccggcccgtcgcgggtcggcgacggtccaaacaccgtgccgcccccatACGTCGCCGTCCT contains the following coding sequences:
- the LOC110891033 gene encoding beta-1,6-galactosyltransferase GALT29A; its protein translation is MKRSIHPIFTLLFLGIFAVTLCFRIMFSGTISAGFQHPVHRNNPPVFNDTLLRFAAVDLGENSFRQNVEQLVGGDFRGLTSGRQRSSLWAGRYRIDFRDNSPKFHRIWLDFRRYLQTWWRNHRFEPDVMADLVNIVKILKTGVNGSDSGSNSKFKTCAVVGNSGILLKSDLGSVIDDHEFVIRLNNARTSGYERNVGSKTSLSFVNSNILHTCARRERCFCHPYGEKVPIMMYMCQMMHFLDYVVCGESHKARLLVTDPRFDILCARIVKYYSVSRFVKETGKPLEAWAGSHDGSSFHYSSGMQAVMLALGICEKVSIFGFGKSDSAKHHYHTNQKVELHLHDYEAEYDLYRDLVESPKAIPFISDKFKFPPVVMHR